A part of Terriglobus roseus genomic DNA contains:
- a CDS encoding queuosine precursor transporter, giving the protein MTQTHNQPTRRLLDVLQVAFVVILLVSNLLAQKICLIGGLPVSAAILLFPITYIFGDVFTEVYGYAASRRAIWLGFFATALLYVAAALAIKLPADPSWHNQEAFSAVFGFIPRILAASLAAFWFGEFANSYVMARLKLLTNGRWLWTRTVGSTVVGQAIDTTLVVVLTFGGIVPARTMFFMILSSYALKVGYEVLATPLTYAVIYALKRIEGGESFDRHTSFNPFRFTERKAASSSEC; this is encoded by the coding sequence ATGACTCAGACGCACAACCAGCCCACTCGCCGTTTGTTGGATGTACTGCAGGTAGCCTTTGTCGTCATTCTGCTGGTGTCAAACCTCCTGGCGCAGAAGATATGCCTTATCGGCGGGCTGCCCGTTTCGGCAGCGATTTTGCTCTTTCCCATCACATACATTTTTGGAGATGTTTTCACCGAAGTGTATGGGTATGCTGCTTCGCGTCGTGCCATCTGGCTTGGCTTCTTTGCCACGGCCTTGCTCTATGTTGCGGCAGCATTGGCGATTAAGCTTCCAGCCGATCCCTCTTGGCATAATCAGGAGGCTTTCTCAGCCGTCTTTGGATTTATCCCTCGCATCCTCGCTGCAAGTCTTGCCGCCTTCTGGTTTGGAGAATTTGCCAACAGCTATGTCATGGCCAGGTTGAAGCTGCTGACAAACGGACGTTGGCTCTGGACACGCACCGTGGGTTCCACCGTCGTCGGACAAGCGATCGATACAACTCTGGTGGTTGTCCTGACTTTCGGTGGCATCGTCCCGGCAAGAACAATGTTCTTCATGATTCTTAGCAGCTATGCATTGAAGGTTGGCTATGAAGTGCTGGCAACACCGCTAACGTATGCGGTCATCTATGCTCTGAAGCGAATCGAAGGCGGCGAAAGTTTTGACCGGCACACG
- a CDS encoding sulfatase-like hydrolase/transferase: protein MNRREFVGLSSAALAATQARAAMASTPQPSNNRPNFLFFIADDLMFRTINSINNPEVHTPNIDRLVRDGIHFTHCFHSGSWTGAVCIASRTMLNTGLSPFKAQKALVDNQSGMIPVWGQTLRNAGYRTFQTGKWHLDAVSLQRSFSDLKTTGPGYLDSTHDPKDPAHNMYLRPAPGNVWSPTDRSLKGHWLDKHLWLDGPEGETKHSSEVYADSAIDFLNGQRGKQEKPFFMYVGFNAPHDPRQAPEEYQAMYPVEKIALPPNYLPQHPFDQGDFHTRDEQLAPFPRTEFDVKTHRKEYYAIITHMDAQIGRVLDALEKSGQAKNTYVILTADHGLAVGEHGLMGKQNQYECSMRMPLIMRGPGIKAGTHVDEMVYQHSMYATTCELAGVAVPKHVEFPSLKPMVLGQSTAPLHDAMFGWLNVIQRSIRTKKHKLIFYVPIKRYQLFDLENDPWEMHDLINDPQYASVKTDMIAKLKAEQKRLGDPLDIDAPPAVKTGNSY, encoded by the coding sequence ATGAACAGACGTGAATTTGTTGGCCTTTCCTCTGCCGCTCTTGCCGCCACACAAGCACGAGCCGCTATGGCATCCACACCGCAACCCTCTAACAACCGGCCCAACTTTCTCTTCTTCATTGCGGACGATCTGATGTTCCGCACGATTAACTCCATCAACAACCCCGAGGTCCACACCCCGAACATCGACCGGCTGGTTCGCGATGGCATCCACTTCACGCATTGTTTCCACTCCGGATCATGGACTGGCGCAGTCTGCATCGCCAGCCGGACGATGCTGAACACTGGCCTCTCCCCCTTCAAAGCGCAGAAGGCGCTCGTGGACAACCAGTCGGGGATGATTCCGGTATGGGGTCAGACTCTGCGCAATGCGGGGTACCGAACCTTCCAGACTGGCAAGTGGCACCTGGACGCTGTTTCCCTGCAGCGTTCGTTCAGCGATCTAAAGACGACCGGACCTGGCTATCTGGATTCGACCCACGACCCCAAGGACCCGGCCCACAACATGTACCTGCGGCCTGCTCCTGGCAACGTATGGAGCCCAACGGACCGCTCCTTAAAAGGACATTGGCTGGACAAGCATCTCTGGCTCGATGGTCCTGAGGGTGAGACAAAGCATTCTTCTGAGGTCTATGCAGATTCTGCCATCGACTTCCTGAATGGGCAGCGCGGCAAGCAGGAGAAGCCTTTCTTCATGTACGTGGGCTTCAACGCTCCGCATGATCCTCGACAGGCTCCCGAGGAATACCAGGCGATGTATCCAGTGGAGAAGATCGCGCTTCCGCCGAACTATCTCCCGCAGCACCCCTTTGATCAGGGCGACTTCCATACACGCGACGAACAGCTTGCTCCCTTCCCGCGGACCGAGTTCGACGTGAAGACGCACCGCAAGGAGTACTACGCCATCATCACGCACATGGATGCGCAGATTGGCCGCGTGCTGGATGCGCTGGAAAAGAGCGGACAGGCTAAGAACACCTACGTGATCCTCACCGCAGACCATGGCCTTGCCGTTGGAGAGCACGGTCTGATGGGCAAGCAGAACCAGTACGAGTGCTCCATGCGTATGCCACTCATCATGCGCGGCCCCGGGATCAAGGCCGGAACGCATGTGGACGAGATGGTCTACCAGCACAGCATGTACGCCACCACCTGTGAACTGGCGGGCGTTGCTGTTCCGAAGCATGTGGAGTTCCCCAGCCTGAAACCGATGGTTCTGGGACAGTCCACTGCACCTCTCCACGATGCAATGTTCGGCTGGTTGAATGTCATCCAGCGTTCCATCCGCACGAAGAAGCACAAGCTGATCTTCTACGTGCCCATCAAGCGCTATCAACTCTTCGATCTTGAGAACGATCCCTGGGAGATGCACGACCTCATCAACGATCCGCAATACGCGTCGGTGAAGACGGACATGATCGCGAAGCTCAAGGCCGAACAAAAACGGTTGGGCGACCCGCTGGACATTGATGCGCCGCCAGCCGTGAAAACCGGCAATTCGTACTAA